The Diaminobutyricimonas aerilata nucleotide sequence GTCAACGGTGCATGGACGACACAGCTCGACAGCAGCGTGCGCGGAGAGAGTCTTACGATCTCCGCTAGGCAGACCGATGCCGCGGGCAACGTCTCCAGCGCGTCGACTGCAGCAAATGTGCCCCTGCTGGTGCCCCGCTTCGTCGCACCGGCAGATGGATCGACGTCCTCGACAGGAACCGTATCGGTAGAGATCTCGGGTGATCGCGGCTTGATCGTGCAGATTCTGATCGATGGCGTGTGGACGGGCCGCCAGCACCTGATTGACGGGCCGACCATCACCCGTGTCACCCCTGAATTGAGCCCTGGGCCGCACACCATCGCAGTGCGGTACTTCGATCCAGCCTCAGGGACGCACGGTGCGATGTCCGTCGTCACCGTGATCGTCGCCGAGTAGCTCACGTGCGCGGCGCGATTCGCGTCCGCCGTGGAAATAGTCACGCATCACGCGACTTCCTCCGCGCCGAGCATCACGCGGGAGGCAGTTCACGGACGAAGAACACCCGGTCGAACCCGTCCTCCGTACGTCGGTCCACCTCGCGGAATCCGCGGCGCGGGTAGTACTCGAGGTTCTCCGTCATCGTGACGTTCGTGTAGAGCCGCAGCTCGGCAAGGCCCAGCTCTCGCGCCTCGGACTCTGCGACCCTCAGGAGCGCCCCGCCGACTCCGCGGCCGCGCACCGCATCCGAGACGGCGAGGTTGCCGATGAGCAGGTGGTCGAGACGCGGCTCCGTGACCATCACGCCCATAACGACGCCGGCGGCCCGCGCGACCGTCACCCGGCCCGCGGCGACAAGCCCTGCGAAGTCGGCACCCATCGGAGCCGGTTCGCGCCCCATCCTCGGCACGTACAACTGGTACGCCGTACGAACAAGGCCCGTGATTGCGGCCACGTCGCTGTCGACGGCGCGACCGAAGCTCACCCCATCCAGCACACTCCTCAGGCTATGCGGGCGGAACGACGAAGCGCCCCGCCCCGCGGGTGCGGGGGCGGGACGCTGTCGTCGCCGCACGAAGCGGCGGATCCGAGGCCGGCGTTCCGGCCGCCGGGGGCACCGGCGGCCGGGACGGGCTCAGTCCTCGGTGATCACGCCACGGCGGCGGATGAGCACCGCGGCGGCGCCGAGCAGCAGGAGCAGCGCGGCGGCGCCCAGGGGGAGCGCCACCTCCGCTCCCGTGCTCGCGAGGTGGGTACCGGCGGGGGTGACCGCCGGGGTGACCGTCGGCTGCGGCTCCTCGGGGAGGGGCAGCGTGGGCAGCTCGAGCGCGGCGAAGCCGAAGTCGAGCGTCGGGTCGTGGTCACCGTCGTGGGGCAGGTCGCCGGATTCGACGGTCCAGGTGGAGGAGTCGCCCTCGAGGTCGCCCTCGCCGGCGGTCGTCGGCTCGACGCCGAAGAGCGCGGTGGCGGATGCCTCGCGGTCGATCGAGACCGTGTAGTGCTCACCCTCCGGCAGCACCGGCAGGTTCTCGAACACGTACGCACCCTCGGCGTCGGTCACCACGGGGGCGACCGGCTCACCGGCGACGTCGGTCACCGCGGCACCGTCCGGACCGGTCAGCGTGAGCGTGACGCCCTCGATGCCCGACTCGTCGTCGCCCTGACGGCCGTCACGGTCCGCATCCAGCCACACGTAGTCGCCGACCGAGACGCGGGCCTCGATGAAGCCGAAGTCGAGCGTCGGGTCGTGGTCGCCGTCGTCGGTCAGGTCGACCGAGGACTCGGCCCACAGCGACGAGTCGCGCTCGGCGTCGCCCTCCCCGGCGATCGTCGGCTCGAGGCGGTCGAGCGCGGTGGCGGATGCCTCGCGGTCGATCGAGACCGTGTAGTGCTCGCCCTCCGGCAGCACCGGCAGGTTCTCGAACACGTACGCACCCTCGGCGTCGGTCACCACGGGGGCCACCGGCACACCGGCGACGTCGGTCACCGCGGCACCGTCCGGACCGGTCAGCGTGAGCGTGACGCCCTCGATGCCCGACTCGTCCTCGCCCTGACGGCCGTCACGGTCGCCATCCAGCCACACGTAGTCGCCGACCGACACGCGCGGGGTCACGAAACCGAAGTCGAGCGTGAGGTCCTTCGCCTGGTTGACCGTGAGGTCGGTGGAGTCCGCGGTCCACGAGGCGGAGTCGCTCGCGCGATCGTCGCCCGCACCCGCGACGGTGGGGACGAGGCCGCGGAGCGCGTCCGCCGACGCGGCGCGGTCGATCGTGACCGTGTAGTGCTGGCCCGCCGGGAGGATCGGCAGGTTCACGAACGAGTAGAGCCCGTACGCGTTGGTCTTCACCGGCGCGACCGGCTTGCCGGTCACATCCGTCACGGCGGTGCCCTCGGGTCCGGTGAGCTTCACGGTGACGCCGGGGATGCCCGCCTCGCCCACGGTCTGGATGCCGTCGCGATCGGTGTCGAGCCACACGAGGTCGCCGACGGAGACGCTCTGGTAGCCGTCGCCGTTGCCGCCCGCGGCGGTGCGCTTACGCGTCACCGTCTTCTCGGTCGTGGTGCCGGCGATCGTCATCTTGACGTTGTTGCCGTACGCGCCGAGACGCTGGTCGGTGATGGTGCCCTTGTACTCGACGTTGATGAATTCGCTCGGGCCGATGCGGTCGAGGGTGAGGGTGAAACCACCCTCATTGCAGTCGAGTGTGTAGCGGGACGGGTCGACCGGGGTGCGCGGTGTACCGCCGACGAGGCTCGGGAAGGTCTGCACCACCAGGGTGGAGCACTCGATCACCATGCCGGCGTTGGGGGTGTCGACCACGGTGATCGGTCCGTTGAAGCCCTGCGGGTTGCCCGGCAACTCGACCCACCAGTGGATGTTGTTCTTCGCGTCGCGGGTGCCTTCGTACTCGCCGTCGGTCCACGAGCCGGCCTTGTACAGGCCGCGTTCGGTGCGCGGGGACTGCGGGCCGCAGTTGGTCTGGCACGGTGCCGGAGGGGCCGGCTTGTCGCCGATGTCGACGGTCACGACCTTGCCGCCGCCGAAATCGAGCACGAGCGGAGCGGTCGTGTCGGTGATCTTCGAGTGGTCCCACTGGGCGGTGAGGAACCCGGTGCCGTGCACGCCGTCGTGGGTCTCGACGTAGTCGGTGAGCGTGAACTCCACCTTCTTGTCGCTCCACACGGCCTTCGCGACGGCCGCGCCGTCGGGGGCGGGAAGCTCGAACGTCGCCTTGCTGACGGCCTTGAGCTGATCGGGCAGCTGCAGGGCGAAGGAGTCGCCCTGTTCGGCGGTGTCGGGCACGGCCCATTCGAAGTCGAGGGCGACGCGCTCGGTGTAGCCGTAGCTGGTCTTGTCGGTGCTGACTGAGGTGATGGCTCCGTCGATCGTGGCGGCGGAAGCGGCGATGGGGGCAGCAGCGAGCAGGCCGGCGCTCACGAGCAGAGTGCTCGAGATCGCGGCCACGGCACGCCACGGGCCCCGGCGCGAGGGCAGGGTAGAGCCTCGCAACTCGGGTCGTTGCATGGGGGGTGGGTCTTTTCGGGTTCGGGTTTTCGGGGGGGTAAGGAGTGCGCGCGGCGCTTCTGGGGGGACACCGCGCGCACCCAACTAGGTACACACCGGATGCGGGAGATCATGACGCGGGTTCGCAAAACTTTTTCCGGCGGGCACGACCGGGACCGCCGAGTACCCTGGGACGGTGAAGATCCTCGTACTCGGTTCGGGCGCGCGGGAGCACGCCATCGTCACCGCTCTGCTGCGTGAGAACGCCGGGCACGAGATCACCGCGGCTCCCGGGAACGCCGGAATCGCCGCCGATGTCGAGGTCGTGGCGCTCGACTCGACCCGCGGCTCGATCGTGGCCGACTACGCGCTCGACAACGACATCCAACTCGTCGTCATCGGCCCGGAGGCCCCTCTCGTCGCGGGCGTCGCGGATGTGGTGCGGCAGCGCGGCATCGCCGTGTTCGGCCCGTCGAAGGCGGCCGCACAGCTCGAGGGCAGCAAGGCCTTCGCGAAGCGGGTGATGGATGCCGCCGGCGTGCCCACCGGTCGCGCGGTGCGTGCGGGCACCCTCGAGGAGGCGACAGCAGCGCTCGACGAGTTCGGCGCCCCCTACGTGGTGAAGGCCGACGGGCTCGCGGCCGGGAAGGGCGTCATCGTCACGCCGGCCCGCGAGGAGGCGCTCGCCCACGCCCACCACTACCTCCAGCAGGGCAGCGTGCTCGTCGAGGAGTTCCTCGACGGACAGGAGGTGTCGCTGTTCCTGCTCAGCGACGGCCACGATGTGCTGCCGCTGAGCCCCGCGCAGGACTACAAGCGACTCCTCGACGGCGACGCCGGCCCGAACACCGGCGGCATGGGCGCCTACTCGCCGCTGCCGTGGCTGCCCGAAGGCTTCGTCGACGAGGTCATCGACACGATCGCCCTGCCGACCATCCGGCAGCTCGAGAACGAGGGCACCCCCTTCATCGGTCTGCTCTACTGCGGACTCATCGTCACCGCGGACGGCATCCGCGTGATCGAGTTCAACGCGCGCTTCGGCGATCCGGAGACGCAGGTGGTGCTTCCGCGACTGGAGACGCCGCTGAGCGAGCTGCTGTTCGCCGCCTCGACCGGCGGCCTCGGCCGCCTGCCGTATCCGAAGTTCTCCCCCGAGGTCGCCGTCACCGTGGTGCTCGCGAGCGAGGGCTACCCGGAGAGCCCGCAGACCGGTCGGGAGCTGCGCGGACTCGACGCGCTCGAGGGCGTCACCGTCAACCATGCGGCGACCGTGCGCGACGGCGAGCGCCTGCTCGCCTCGGGCGGCCGGGTGCTGAGCGTCGTCGCGACCGCGCCGGACTTCGTCGAGGCGCGCCGCCGCGTGTACACCGCACTCGAGCGCATCGAACTCGAGGGCGGCCAATACCGCCGCGACATCGCCGAGCGGGTCGCCCGGTGAACGGCTGGCGTCACGTCTACTCGGGCAAGGTGCGTGACCTCTTCGAACCGACCGACGGCTCGATCGATCGGATGCTGCTCGTCGCGAGCGACCGGGTGAGCGCGTTCGACCACATCCTCGAACCCGTCATCCCGGGCAAGGGCGCGGCGCTCACCGAGATCACCCTGTGGTGGTTCGGGCAGCTCGCCGACGTGCCCAACCACGTGCTGCCGGATGCGGTGCCGGATGAGGTCGCCGGCCGGGCGATGGTCGCGAAGCGGCTCGAGATGTTCCCGATCGAGTGCGTCGTGCGCGGCTACCTCTCGGGCAGCGGACTCAAGGAGTACCGGGCGACGCAGAGCGTGTGCGGCGTGCCCCTCCCCGCCGGACTCGCCGACGGCGACCGGCTGCCCGAGCCGATCTTCACTCCGGCGTTCAAGGCGCCCCAGGGCGAGCACGACGAGAACATCACGTTCGAACGCACCGTCGAGCTCGTCGGCGCGGAAGCCGCCGCCGCGCTGCGGGATGCGAGCCTCGACATCTTCCGTCGCGCATCCGCCATCGCGGAGCAGCGCGGGGTCATCCTCGCCGACACGAAGTTCGAGTTCGGCACGGACGCCGACGGCACGCTCACCCTCGCGGACGAGGTGCTGACCCCCGACAGCAGCCGTTACTGGGACGCCGAGGTGTACGCCGCCGGCAACCGCACGGAGAGCTTCGACAAGCAGATCGTGCGCAACTGGCTCGCGGCGAACTGGGACGGCGAGGGTACTCCCCCCACGCTGCCCGACGAGATCGTCGAGCGCACTGCGGCTCGCTACCGCGAGCTCGTCGACCGGCTCACCGCATGAGCACCGAGGGCCTCGACGCCGTGTTCGAGGTGCGTGCGGTGCCTTGGGACGACCCGGACGCGGAGCGCCTGCGCGCCGCCCAGCGCGCGGAGATCGCCGAGCGCTACGGCACCCCCGACTCGGAACCCGGCGTCGCGCCGAGCGCGGCCGACATCACCCACTTCGTCGTCGCCTACGTCGGCGACGAGCCGGCCGGCTGCGGCGGACTGCGGCGCATCGACGAGAACCACGGCGAGATCAAGCGGATGTTCGTGGCCCCCGCCCACCGCGGCACCGGCGTCTCCCGCGCGGTGCTCGCCGCGCTCGACGCCACCGCGGCCGGATTCGACTGGGACCGGCTCGTGCTCGAGACCGGCGACCAGCAACCCGACGCCGTCCGGTTCTACGAGCGTGAGGGATTCACGCGCATCCCGAACTTCGGGCACTACGTCGGCCACGACGCGTCCCTCTGCTACGAACGGAAGGTGCGCCCGTGAGCGTCCTGCCCACCAGCACCCCGGAGCGGCAGGGCATCCCCTCGGCCGCCGTCGCCGCGCTGCTCGATGAGTTGTCGACGGTGACTCCGGCGGTGCACTCGATCGTGATCGTCCGGCACGGGCACGTCGTCACGCGCGCCGGGTGGGCTCCGTATCGACCCGACCGCCCGCACGCCATGTACTCGGTGAGCAAGAGCTTCACGGCCACCGCGATCGGCATGCTCGTCGATGACGGGCTGCTCGACCTCGACGCCCGCGTGCTCGACCTCTTCGCGGATTCGGCCCCCGAGCATCCGGCCTCGAATCTGCGGCAGGTCACGGTGCGGCACCTGCTCACCATGTCGATCGGCTCGGAGGAGCCGATGATGCGCGGGCTCGACGAGCATCCGGAGCGCGCGTGGATGCAGACCTTCCTCGCGTCGCCGTTCACCGAGGAACCGGGCGCGGTCTTCCAGTACAACAGCGGGGCCACCTTCGCGCTGTCGGCGATCGTGCAGAAGGTCACCGGGCAGCGCACGCTCGATTTCCTGCGACCTCGACTGCTCGACCCGCTCTCGATCACCGACGCGGACTGGCAGCAGTCGCCGGAGGGCATCGACGTCGGCGGGTGGGGTCTCAGCATCGACGCGGACGCGATGGCGCGCTTCGGCGAGCTGTACCTGCGCGGCGGGGTGTGGCAGGGCGAACGGCTGCTCTCGCAGGAGTGGGTCGACCAGGCGACCTCGACGCAGATCTCGACCGCGCACTGGGACAAGATCGACTCGCAGCAGGGCTACGGCTTCCAGTTCTGGCGCGCCCGCCACGGCTACCGCGCCGACGGCGCCTACGGCCAGGTGGTCGTCGTGCTGCCGGAGCAGGATGCGGTGGTCGCCATCACCGCCGGGGTCGCCGACACGCAGCGGATGTTCGACGCGATCTGGGCGCACCTGCTGCCGGCCTTCGACACGACGGCGGAGCCGGTCGAGCTGCCCGTCCTGTCCCTGCCGCGACCCGACGGCGCCCCGGTGACGGACCGGCTCGTGCGCGTGCGGCTCGAGTCCAACTCGCTCGGGGTCACCGAGGTCACGGTCGCCGACGAGGGACTCGTGGTCGACGGCGTGCCCGTGCCCGGCGCATCCGACGGCTGGGTCGACGCGGAACTGCCGCTGCCCGCACCGCTCGCCGCCCGCCTGCACATGGGCATCTCCGACGACGGACGCGGGGAGCCGCATCCGGTCGGCGTCGCCGCCGCCTGGACGTCACCCGCCACCCTCGAGGTGCGGATGTGGTGGACGGCCGGACCGTTCGGCTCGACCCTCACGATCGACACGACCGCGGGCACCGCCCGGGTCGCGTACTCGTTCACCGACGGCAACCTCACCCCCGCCACCGTCACGGCGACGGTCGAGGAGCCGCCCGCCTGACGCGGGCGTTCCTCGTCGGCCGGCGAGGGGCGTCGAACGCCCCGCAACCCGCGTCCATCCGGGGCCTTCGACGCCACTCGGCGTCACCTCACCTCGTGGGGGCGCCGCCCCTGCACCGGAATGCGCCCCGCCGGCCGGGCGTTCCACACGCCATGACCGATCGACTCGCCGCCGACACCGCGATGGGACCGGTGACGCTCGACGTCGCGGACCTCGACGGCATGACCGCGTACTACCGCGACGCCGTCACGCTCGACGTGATCGGATCGGAGGGCGCCGTCGTCACCCTCGGGCGCGGCGATGTGCCGGTCATCCGCCTGCGGCACTCCCCCGAGCTGCGGCACGCCGCACCGCGACAGGCCGGGCTGTTCCACACGGCGATCCTGTTCGACAGCGAGGCCGCGCTCGCGGCCGCCGTGTACAACGTGGCGACGCGGCACCCGGGATCGTTCACCGGCAGTTCCGACCACCTCGTGAGCAAGGCGTTCTACTTCGACGACCCCGAGCGCAACGGGGTCGAGCTTTACTGGGATCGGGACCGGTCGCAGTGGAGCTGGGTGCACGGACGCATCGAGATGTCGACCCTGTTCCTCGATCCGAACGCGTTCCTGCAGCAGAACCTCACGCAGCAGGCGCTCGACGACCCGAGCACGAGCCGCCCGGTGGTCGGGCACGTGCACCTCTCGGTCGGCGACGTGGATGCGGCACGCGACTTCTACGTCGAGAAACTCGGCTTCGAGACGACGGCCGAACTGCCTGGATCGGCGCTCTTCGTGAGCGCGGGCGGGTACCACCACCACATGGCGATGAACGTGTGGAACAGCGCCGGCGCCGGACGACGTCAGCGTACCCTCGGTCTCGGCCAGGTCGATATCGTCGTGCCGAGTGACGACGACCTCGGCGCACTGACCGAGCGGATGCGGCACTCGGGCGTCGAGGCGCGCGACGACGGTCGCACCGTCGCCTTCGACGATCCGTGGGCGAACCTCATCCGGGTGACCACTCCCGACCGCGGCTGATCCTCTCCTGCGGGCTCTCGTTCCACAGATGTGGAATTGAGGCCAGATCCTGTCCGGTAGCGGTCGTAACGTCGTCGTCATGAGCACACCGACCCCGTTCTCCATCGCCATCCCCGACTCCGATCTCGACGGCCTGCACCGTCGCCTCGAGCAGACCCGCTGGTCCGATCCCGTCGTCGACGCCGACGACGGCAGCCGCGGCATCTCGGCCGCCCGCCTCCGCCACCTCGCCGACCGCTGGCGTTCCGAGTTCGACTGGCGAACGCGTGAAGCGCAGCTGAACTCGCTCCCGCAGTTCACCGCCGACCTGCCCGGCCAGCGGGTGCACTTCGTGCACGCCCGCTCCGAGCATCCGGATGCCCGACCGCTGCTGCTCCTGCACGGCTGGCCCAGCACGTTCGCCGAGTACGAGCGGGTCATCCGGCCGCTGACCGCGCCCGCCGCGGGCGAACCGGCCTTCCACGTGGTCGCCCCTTCGCTGCCCGGATTCGGGTTCTCGCCGCACGTCGGGCCGGGCACCGGCGACCTCGGACGGGTCGCGGGCGTCATGGTCGCTCTCATGGACGAGCTCGGGTACGGCTCCTACCTCGTGCACGGCACGGATGTGGGCGCCGGCGTCGCCGGAGTGCTCGAGTTCGTGGGTGCCGGCCGGGTCGCGGGAGTGCACGTGGCCGGACCGAGTCCGTTCCCGCTCGCCCCCGCTCCCGAACTGCCCGACGCATCCGAAGCCGACCGTCGCCGGCTCGACCGGTTCACCGAGTGGCAGCAGAACGGTCTCGGCTACCTCCAACTGCAGTCCACGCGTCCGTCGACGATCGGCTACGCCCTCGTCGACTCCCCGATCGCCCAGCTGGCGTGGATCGCCGAGAAGTTCGACGAGTGGTCGGGAGACGGCGTCGACGACGACGTCATCCTCACGACCGCGAGCCTCTACTGGTTCACCGGCACCGGAGCGACCGCGGCGCACGTCACCTTCGACGGCATGCAGGCGTTCCGTGCCTTCGCCGCATCCGGGCAGAGCGCGCCGCCGGCCCACTTCGTGCCGAACGGGGTCGCGGTCTTCGGCGCCGACCACACCGTGCGGGCCCTCGTCGACCCGCAGCACGCGCTACCGCACTGGTCGGAGTTCGACACCGGCGGCCACTTCCCCGCGATCGAGGTGCCCGAACTGCTCGTCGGCGACCTGCGCTCGTTCGCCCGCCTGATCGACGGTCGATGACCTCCCCGGACCGCATCCACGCGCGTCGGCTCGCACTCACGACGCTCGACCGGCAGTACCTGCTGCGCCGGGCGGAAGGGTCGACGAGCGAGGTCGTGCGCCAGCTGGTCGGGATGCAGGCGCAAGCGGCCGATGCGCCCTACCTCGGGTTGTGGTCGCGACTCGAGGGGTTCGCGCTCGACGACCTCACGGACCTCGTGACGCTCCGGGAGGTCGTGCGCGGGTCGCTCCTGCGCGGTACGCAGCATGTCGCGCTCGCCGACGACTACGTGTGGTTACGACCGCTCATCGCGCCGACGCTCGCTCGCACGCAGCGCGCGGGGTGGGGGCGCGTGATGGGCGACGTCGACCTCACGGAACTCGCGCGGCTCGCACGGGAGCACCTCGCCGGGGAGCAGCTCACCCGCCCGCAATTGCGAGATCGTCTCGCCGTCCGGTGGCCCGACGTGCACGCCGACGCGCTCGGCTGGTCGGCGCAAGCACTCGTCGCGGTCGTGCATCCGCCACCCCACGGCACGTGGCGGCGCGGAGGCGCGACCCCGTTCACCCTCGCCGAGTCGTACCTGGGCCGTGCGCTCGACGACCGTCCTGACCCGCGGGAGCTCGTACGCCGCTACCTCACCGGATACGGGCCCGCGACCGCCCGCGATGTGCAGGCGTGGAGCGGCGTGCGCGGGCTCGGCGAGGTGATCGACACGATGGGGAACGAGCTGCGGCGGTACGTGGTGGACGGCGTCGAGCTCGTGGACCTCGCCGACCTGCCGCTCGTGAACGACGAGGCGACCCCGCCGGTGCGGTTGCTGCCCGAGTTCGACAATCTCATGGTCGCCTTCGCCGACCGCTCGCGGCTCATGACCGACGCGGCCCGGGCCCGGGTGTCGATCGGGGCGATGGTCTTCCCGACCGTGCTCGTCGACGGACGGGTGGTGGCCCTCTGGAAGCTCGAGCGCGGAGCCGATCGCACGGTGCTCACCGTCGACCCGCTCGAGCCGCTCGCCGCGAGCACGCGCCACGAGATCCGGGACGAGGCCGAGCGCATGCTCGCCTTCGCCGCCGCGGATGCGGAGCGGCTCGACGTGCGGATCGACTGAGCTCAGCGCGCGAGCGGGCCGCGCACGAGCACCGCGGCGACCACGACCGCGAGCACGATGAGAGCGGCCCAGGCCGCGAGTCCGGCGTAGCCCACGAGCGCGAGCACGGGGCCGGCCGCGGCACCGCCGACACCGCCCGCCGCACTCATGATGAGGTCGGTGCGGCCCTGGATCCGCGGACGGGCACTCCCCGTCACGAGATCGGCGACGAGGGCGCTGCCCGAGACGGTGGAGGCGCTCCAGCCGAGGCCGAGCAGCACCAACCCCACCGTGACGAGGGTCGGATCATCCGCGCCGAACCCGACGAACGCGAGGGCCGCCGCGATGAGCGCTTGCCCGACGAGGAGTCCCGGCACGCGGCCGATGCGGTCGCTCAACCAGCCGAAGACGGGCGCGAGTCCGAACATCCCGGCGACGTGGAGGCTGATCGTGAACCCGATGAGGGCGACTCCCGTGCCGTGGTGGCTGAGGTGCACGGGCGTCATCGCCATGACACCGACCATGACCGCGTGGGCGCACGCGATCGCGGTGATCGCGAACACGACGAGGCGCCGCGCCCGCACCTCGCCACCGGCCGGGCGCTCCTCGTCGGGCACGACCGGGAGTGTGCGACTCAGCAGATACGGGTCCGGGCGCAGCCCGACGAGATACACGGCGCCCGCGATCGCCTGCGCGACGACGGCGATGACGAAGGACCCGGTGAGTTCGGGCATCCCCAGCACGCGGCCGATCTCCTCGCCCGGTGCGAAGAGATTGGGACCGATGACGACACCGGCCGTCGTGGACCAGACGACGACGGAGAGGGCGCGACCGCGGTTCCGCGGCTCGGCGAGGTCGGTCGCGGCGAAGCGCGCTTGCAGCCCGACCGTGTTGGCGATGCCGAGCACCGCGTAACCGACGAGCAGCAGCGGGAAGGCGGCGAGCGCCGTCGCGCCGACGACGACCGCCGCTCCGACGAGGGCCGCGAGGGTGCCGCTGCCGAGGGCGATGCGCCGGCCCGCGCGCTGCGCGAGGCGCGCCAGCGGCACCGCCGCAGCCGCCGCGCCGAGCGTCGTGGCGGTCGCCGCGGCACCCGCCCAGGCCTCGGATCCGGAGACCTCGACCGCGAGCAGCGCGCCGATCGAGAGCACCGCACCGGCTCCGATGCCGCCGAGCACCTGACCGGTGACGAGCACGCCGACGGTGCGCCGCTGCAGCGCGACGAGGTCGACGGATGCGGGGGCGACGCTCATGACGGCGACGCTACGACGGGACCGGTGGGGGCGGTCAAGAGCCGGGGGTCGTACGGTGGCATGCTGCTCCTTGTGGACGGCGTTCACAACACTATCGACGGCGGGCGCCCCGCGGTAGCGTGGGGCCCGATGTCGCTCGCCCTCCGCTCCTCGCGCGCCGTCGCGGCGGCCCTGGCGCCGGTGCTGCTCATTCAGGCACGCCGGGTGAAACGCGACGTGCCGATCCTGCCGCCCGCGGCACGTCCATGGAACGGCACCGTCGACGGACCGCATCCGCTGCGCCTGCTCGTGTTCGGCGACTCGACCGCGGTCGGGGTGGGCGTCGAACACCACCGCGAGGCGCTCGCCGGTCACGTCGCGGACGTGCTCGCGGAACGCACCGGCCGCGGCGTGCACTGGCGAGCGGTCGGGGAGAGCGGGGCCACCTCGCGGGAGCTGCTCGACCGTCACCTCGTCGAAGCCGTGCGCGAGCCGGCCGATGTCGTGCTGCTGAGCGTCGGCGCCAACGACGCCCTGCGCCTGAGATCGCGAGGGGCGTTCGCCCGCGACGTCGGCATCCTGCTGCGCGCTCTGCGCGCCGCGAGCCCGGGTGCGGTGCTCATCCTGTCGTCACTGCCGGCGTTCCACCGCTTCACCGTCTTCCCGCAGCCGTTGCGGCGCACGCTGTCGCTGCACACGCGCAGCCTCGAATCCG carries:
- a CDS encoding GNAT family N-acetyltransferase, whose product is MLDGVSFGRAVDSDVAAITGLVRTAYQLYVPRMGREPAPMGADFAGLVAAGRVTVARAAGVVMGVMVTEPRLDHLLIGNLAVSDAVRGRGVGGALLRVAESEARELGLAELRLYTNVTMTENLEYYPRRGFREVDRRTEDGFDRVFFVRELPPA
- a CDS encoding SdrD B-like domain-containing protein, yielding MAAISSTLLVSAGLLAAAPIAASAATIDGAITSVSTDKTSYGYTERVALDFEWAVPDTAEQGDSFALQLPDQLKAVSKATFELPAPDGAAVAKAVWSDKKVEFTLTDYVETHDGVHGTGFLTAQWDHSKITDTTAPLVLDFGGGKVVTVDIGDKPAPPAPCQTNCGPQSPRTERGLYKAGSWTDGEYEGTRDAKNNIHWWVELPGNPQGFNGPITVVDTPNAGMVIECSTLVVQTFPSLVGGTPRTPVDPSRYTLDCNEGGFTLTLDRIGPSEFINVEYKGTITDQRLGAYGNNVKMTIAGTTTEKTVTRKRTAAGGNGDGYQSVSVGDLVWLDTDRDGIQTVGEAGIPGVTVKLTGPEGTAVTDVTGKPVAPVKTNAYGLYSFVNLPILPAGQHYTVTIDRAASADALRGLVPTVAGAGDDRASDSASWTADSTDLTVNQAKDLTLDFGFVTPRVSVGDYVWLDGDRDGRQGEDESGIEGVTLTLTGPDGAAVTDVAGVPVAPVVTDAEGAYVFENLPVLPEGEHYTVSIDREASATALDRLEPTIAGEGDAERDSSLWAESSVDLTDDGDHDPTLDFGFIEARVSVGDYVWLDADRDGRQGDDESGIEGVTLTLTGPDGAAVTDVAGEPVAPVVTDAEGAYVFENLPVLPEGEHYTVSIDREASATALFGVEPTTAGEGDLEGDSSTWTVESGDLPHDGDHDPTLDFGFAALELPTLPLPEEPQPTVTPAVTPAGTHLASTGAEVALPLGAAALLLLLGAAAVLIRRRGVITED
- the purD gene encoding phosphoribosylamine--glycine ligase, whose amino-acid sequence is MKILVLGSGAREHAIVTALLRENAGHEITAAPGNAGIAADVEVVALDSTRGSIVADYALDNDIQLVVIGPEAPLVAGVADVVRQRGIAVFGPSKAAAQLEGSKAFAKRVMDAAGVPTGRAVRAGTLEEATAALDEFGAPYVVKADGLAAGKGVIVTPAREEALAHAHHYLQQGSVLVEEFLDGQEVSLFLLSDGHDVLPLSPAQDYKRLLDGDAGPNTGGMGAYSPLPWLPEGFVDEVIDTIALPTIRQLENEGTPFIGLLYCGLIVTADGIRVIEFNARFGDPETQVVLPRLETPLSELLFAASTGGLGRLPYPKFSPEVAVTVVLASEGYPESPQTGRELRGLDALEGVTVNHAATVRDGERLLASGGRVLSVVATAPDFVEARRRVYTALERIELEGGQYRRDIAERVAR
- a CDS encoding phosphoribosylaminoimidazolesuccinocarboxamide synthase — protein: MNGWRHVYSGKVRDLFEPTDGSIDRMLLVASDRVSAFDHILEPVIPGKGAALTEITLWWFGQLADVPNHVLPDAVPDEVAGRAMVAKRLEMFPIECVVRGYLSGSGLKEYRATQSVCGVPLPAGLADGDRLPEPIFTPAFKAPQGEHDENITFERTVELVGAEAAAALRDASLDIFRRASAIAEQRGVILADTKFEFGTDADGTLTLADEVLTPDSSRYWDAEVYAAGNRTESFDKQIVRNWLAANWDGEGTPPTLPDEIVERTAARYRELVDRLTA
- a CDS encoding GNAT family N-acetyltransferase, whose product is MSTEGLDAVFEVRAVPWDDPDAERLRAAQRAEIAERYGTPDSEPGVAPSAADITHFVVAYVGDEPAGCGGLRRIDENHGEIKRMFVAPAHRGTGVSRAVLAALDATAAGFDWDRLVLETGDQQPDAVRFYEREGFTRIPNFGHYVGHDASLCYERKVRP
- a CDS encoding serine hydrolase domain-containing protein; translated protein: MSVLPTSTPERQGIPSAAVAALLDELSTVTPAVHSIVIVRHGHVVTRAGWAPYRPDRPHAMYSVSKSFTATAIGMLVDDGLLDLDARVLDLFADSAPEHPASNLRQVTVRHLLTMSIGSEEPMMRGLDEHPERAWMQTFLASPFTEEPGAVFQYNSGATFALSAIVQKVTGQRTLDFLRPRLLDPLSITDADWQQSPEGIDVGGWGLSIDADAMARFGELYLRGGVWQGERLLSQEWVDQATSTQISTAHWDKIDSQQGYGFQFWRARHGYRADGAYGQVVVVLPEQDAVVAITAGVADTQRMFDAIWAHLLPAFDTTAEPVELPVLSLPRPDGAPVTDRLVRVRLESNSLGVTEVTVADEGLVVDGVPVPGASDGWVDAELPLPAPLAARLHMGISDDGRGEPHPVGVAAAWTSPATLEVRMWWTAGPFGSTLTIDTTAGTARVAYSFTDGNLTPATVTATVEEPPA
- a CDS encoding VOC family protein → MTDRLAADTAMGPVTLDVADLDGMTAYYRDAVTLDVIGSEGAVVTLGRGDVPVIRLRHSPELRHAAPRQAGLFHTAILFDSEAALAAAVYNVATRHPGSFTGSSDHLVSKAFYFDDPERNGVELYWDRDRSQWSWVHGRIEMSTLFLDPNAFLQQNLTQQALDDPSTSRPVVGHVHLSVGDVDAARDFYVEKLGFETTAELPGSALFVSAGGYHHHMAMNVWNSAGAGRRQRTLGLGQVDIVVPSDDDLGALTERMRHSGVEARDDGRTVAFDDPWANLIRVTTPDRG